The Polycladomyces subterraneus genome segment GAAGACCAACTGTCTGTCAAGAAGATGGTACGTAAATTCGTGGATCGCGAAATCATGCCGAACATCGAAAAGTGGGATGAAGAGCAACACTTTGAAGCCAGCATCATCGATAAATTAGCCGATCTCGGACTCATGGGTGTTTGCATCCCGGAAAAGTACGGTGGCCAAGGCATGGACTACATCACCTTGGCTATCGTCTGTTCCGAACTAGAGCGCGGAGACACCGCGTTCCGAACGCTCGTCTCCGTTCACACGGCGCTGAACAGCATGACACTGTTGCAGTGGGGAGATGAATTTCAAAAAGAAAAGTAT includes the following:
- a CDS encoding acyl-CoA dehydrogenase family protein, whose amino-acid sequence is MFDFSYSEDQLSVKKMVRKFVDREIMPNIEKWDEEQHFEASIIDKLADLGLMGVCIPEKYGGQGMDYITLAIVCSELERGDTAFRTLVSVHTALNSMTLLQWGDEFQKEKY